A single window of Marinobacter sp. LA51 DNA harbors:
- the lspA gene encoding signal peptidase II, producing MGSVMAEVDTGSKMKWLWLAVLVIVLDLGTKALATAMLTYGNPVPVVPMFNLTLLHNTGAAFSFLAQAAGWQRWFFVALALVVSCVLVIWLRKLQRHETWTAIAIVLILGGALGNVYDRVVHGYVVDFLHFYWQDWHFPAFNLADTAITVGAAMMIIDTFRSPANSGGDADRSD from the coding sequence ATGGGCTCTGTGATGGCGGAAGTGGATACCGGCTCGAAAATGAAATGGCTGTGGCTGGCGGTGCTGGTGATAGTGCTCGACCTGGGTACCAAAGCCCTGGCTACCGCCATGCTGACTTATGGCAATCCGGTACCGGTTGTGCCGATGTTCAATCTGACATTGCTGCACAACACCGGCGCGGCCTTCAGCTTCCTGGCGCAGGCTGCCGGTTGGCAGCGCTGGTTCTTTGTGGCCCTGGCGCTGGTGGTGAGCTGTGTGCTGGTTATCTGGTTGCGAAAACTACAGCGCCATGAAACCTGGACCGCCATTGCCATCGTACTGATTCTTGGCGGCGCCCTCGGCAATGTCTATGACCGTGTGGTTCATGGCTACGTTGTCGATTTCCTGCACTTCTACTGGCAGGACTGGCACTTCCCCGCCTTCAACCTGGCGGACACGGCGATTACCGTCGGTGCCGCCATGATGATCATCGATACGTTTCGCTCGCCGGCCAACTCTGGCGGCGATGCCGACAGGAGTGACTAA
- the fkpB gene encoding FKBP-type peptidyl-prolyl cis-trans isomerase yields MKELPVDKGTRVKLHFALKFTDGEVIDSTFEKEPATLEIGDDNLPENFEAYLLGMKTGERASYEVPPEKAFGQHNPNNLQTFKRHEFSADMVLEPGVMISFADARQSELPGVVSRVEGDEVEVDFNHPLAGRTLTFEVEIIDVEPAKPTH; encoded by the coding sequence ATGAAAGAATTGCCCGTAGACAAGGGAACCCGCGTCAAACTGCACTTTGCCCTGAAGTTCACGGACGGGGAAGTAATTGATTCCACCTTCGAAAAAGAGCCGGCCACGCTGGAAATCGGCGATGATAACCTGCCGGAAAATTTTGAAGCTTACTTGTTGGGGATGAAGACAGGGGAGCGCGCTAGTTACGAAGTGCCGCCCGAGAAGGCCTTCGGTCAGCACAACCCGAACAACCTGCAAACCTTCAAGCGCCACGAGTTCAGCGCCGATATGGTGCTTGAGCCTGGCGTGATGATTTCCTTCGCGGATGCCCGCCAGAGCGAACTGCCGGGTGTGGTCAGCCGTGTCGAGGGAGACGAAGTCGAAGTGGACTTCAACCATCCGCTGGCGGGGCGTACACTGACCTTTGAAGTGGAAATCATCGACGTCGAACCGGCGAAACCGACGCACTGA
- the ispH gene encoding 4-hydroxy-3-methylbut-2-enyl diphosphate reductase, which translates to MQIRLANPRGFCAGVDRAIEIVNRALDVFGAPIYVRHEVVHNKFVVDNLRNRGAVFVDELDEVPDDKLVIFSAHGVSQAVQNEAARRGLKVFDATCPLVTKVHMEVMRYSRDGRECILIGHHGHPEVEGTMGQYDHSNGGDIYLVEDEADVAKLKVKDASRLSYVTQTTLSMDDTARVIDSLRAKFPQIEGPRKDDICYATQNRQDAVKQLAGDCDLMLVVGSPNSSNSNRLRELAERMGTPAYLIDEAAQIEPAWLDGKTAVGVTAGASAPEVLVNEVIERLRELGGSVPQEVAGREENIVFSMPKELRIDAVELD; encoded by the coding sequence ATGCAGATCCGACTCGCCAACCCACGTGGCTTTTGCGCCGGCGTGGACCGCGCCATCGAAATCGTCAATCGTGCCCTCGATGTGTTCGGAGCACCCATTTACGTACGCCACGAAGTGGTCCACAACAAGTTCGTGGTGGATAACCTGCGTAATCGCGGCGCCGTCTTCGTGGACGAGCTGGACGAGGTGCCGGATGACAAACTGGTGATTTTCAGCGCTCACGGCGTATCCCAGGCCGTTCAGAATGAAGCCGCCCGTCGTGGCCTGAAAGTCTTCGACGCCACCTGTCCACTGGTAACCAAGGTCCACATGGAAGTGATGCGCTACAGCCGGGACGGCCGCGAGTGCATCCTGATCGGTCACCATGGCCACCCCGAGGTGGAAGGCACCATGGGGCAGTATGATCACAGCAACGGCGGTGATATCTACCTGGTGGAAGACGAGGCGGATGTTGCCAAGCTGAAGGTAAAAGACGCCAGCCGTCTTTCCTACGTTACCCAGACGACGCTTTCCATGGATGACACCGCTCGGGTCATCGATTCCCTGCGCGCAAAATTCCCGCAGATTGAAGGCCCGCGCAAGGACGACATCTGCTACGCCACTCAGAACCGACAGGATGCGGTAAAGCAGCTGGCGGGTGATTGTGACTTGATGCTGGTGGTTGGCTCTCCGAACAGCTCCAACTCCAACCGCCTGCGCGAGCTGGCGGAACGTATGGGCACACCGGCCTACCTCATTGATGAGGCGGCACAGATTGAGCCGGCGTGGCTGGATGGCAAGACGGCTGTGGGCGTTACGGCTGGGGCCTCTGCGCCTGAGGTATTGGTAAATGAGGTGATCGAACGCTTGCGTGAGCTCGGAGGGAGTGTTCCGCAAGAAGTAGCGGGGCGTGAAGAAAATATCGTGTTTTCTATGCCCAAGGAATTGAGAATAGATGCGGTTGAGCTCGACTGA
- a CDS encoding type IV pilin protein: MGTLIKPTARTLAPRMNNNGGFTLLELVIAVAIIGIIVVVAFPAYQNQVEDTRRRTAQADLLELAQWLERRYSNGFDYRNAGNNPALPFTQSPQDGTAFYNLSFTAAIGRDTYTLQAVPTGAQAGDDCGTLTLDEQGNRGAALAAGCW, from the coding sequence ATGGGTACATTAATCAAACCGACGGCCAGAACACTGGCTCCAAGGATGAATAACAACGGCGGTTTCACGCTTCTCGAGCTGGTCATTGCCGTTGCGATCATTGGGATTATCGTTGTGGTGGCCTTCCCGGCCTATCAAAATCAGGTTGAAGATACGCGCCGACGGACTGCCCAAGCTGATCTTTTGGAACTCGCTCAGTGGCTTGAGCGGCGCTATTCCAACGGCTTCGATTACAGGAATGCAGGTAACAATCCGGCATTACCATTCACCCAGTCGCCTCAGGACGGCACTGCGTTCTATAACCTCAGTTTCACTGCCGCTATCGGTCGGGATACATACACCCTGCAGGCCGTTCCCACAGGTGCCCAAGCCGGCGATGACTGCGGGACTTTGACACTGGATGAGCAAGGTAACCGGGGCGCGGCACTTGCGGCGGGCTGCTGGTAA
- a CDS encoding pilus assembly protein — translation MPDSVSSDLDLFIDDDGPLRYWDGDEFRNINTGRRWYFSNRVNKVYYDPTITYLPPFKPDGSGRHPNSDFSNAWRNGYNTGSGTVNLNNRYRTSRFDYRNGAFFYRFDSTADCEADPEDNDCYTLVFLSNESAEQQQNFANWYSYYSLRVYASRAGISEAFFDLPQNIRVGYGAINEDNNSIDGVTTDTLISGVRPFNAARREQFLSWLQSKSVSGGTPLRPALEDAGEYYSRTDNSGPWGNTPGTNDNSSHVECRPSYTIMMTDGIWNGNNPGIGNVDNTPGPSHTNPKPEGDDFNYQSVSPFADGHSDTLADMAMKYWKTDLRPNLEDRVPTAGIDEAFWQHMTTFTIGLGVEGAVSEADAFAAIENGNTINWPQPSANAGSPNIDDLLHAAVNGRGGFASAQNPDEFSREIAGFLDTVIARSETSASAAAVSSAVLRTDSAGFFAGFRSEDWSGTLTGFSFTSGQEIWDAEETLRDTTPANRNILTHNGTSAVELKDINDLSANQENALNADPENPGDFDNLGTNRIAWIRGEANAHSSFRDRDFTNEDGTTVRRLLGDIINANPLFVSNSNYGFSRLPGDAGTKYATYRSTSDYQNRTKALFVASNDGMLHAFDSDNGDELFAYMPGELLTPAAGSSYAQVSSLMSSNYDHRYFVDGSPKALDAYINTDGTTKWRTVLLGSMGAGGQTVFAIDVTDPTVVDEDKVLWEFTHPDLGFGVTDPEIARLPNGEWAAIFGNGYNGNDEKASLFVVRLSDGTLLKQFETGAGSSASPNGLAAPVLTNFPDRGAITQYVYAGDLLGNLWRFDLLAKNPSNWSLEKVFTAQDPDGNAQPITVSPRLTINPSNLDELILTIGTGSFNRNGDDTTDQVQTLYAITDDLQQVNLTRSDLLEQTITRQDEVTVARADGSGDNEFGIRKTSSNKLTNEQGWYLDLIYNGNKTGERVISRASYPFGIFPDRVRFSTLIPDPDPCGSGRRGYIMDLQIVSGEAPEDPVFDLDSDGEFGKGDLIGGGGTDYAPSGITVALDGAEIRTITQGKAEAFITDPTQINKDDPCKDAVCGKTLDNSIGRQTWEQLR, via the coding sequence ATGCCCGACAGCGTCAGTAGTGATTTAGACCTGTTCATTGATGACGACGGCCCGCTCCGCTACTGGGACGGTGACGAGTTCCGGAACATCAATACCGGCCGGCGTTGGTACTTCAGTAACCGGGTCAACAAGGTCTATTACGATCCGACTATCACTTACCTGCCGCCATTCAAACCCGACGGTTCCGGCCGTCACCCGAACTCCGATTTCTCCAATGCTTGGCGAAACGGCTACAACACGGGTAGCGGAACGGTAAACCTCAACAACCGTTACCGCACCTCACGCTTCGACTATCGCAACGGTGCATTCTTTTACCGCTTCGATTCCACTGCTGACTGCGAAGCGGATCCCGAAGACAACGATTGTTACACGCTGGTTTTCCTTTCCAATGAGAGTGCCGAACAACAGCAAAACTTCGCTAACTGGTATTCCTACTACAGCCTGAGGGTCTATGCCTCCCGGGCAGGTATCTCTGAAGCCTTTTTCGACCTCCCCCAGAATATTCGAGTAGGGTACGGAGCCATCAACGAAGACAACAACAGCATTGATGGCGTAACTACAGATACTCTCATTAGTGGTGTTCGGCCGTTCAATGCGGCCCGTAGAGAGCAATTCCTGAGCTGGCTTCAGTCGAAATCCGTATCGGGCGGTACGCCACTTCGGCCCGCCCTGGAAGACGCGGGCGAATACTACTCCCGAACCGATAACTCGGGCCCCTGGGGTAACACTCCGGGCACCAACGACAACAGTTCGCATGTGGAATGTCGCCCCAGTTACACCATCATGATGACGGATGGTATCTGGAACGGTAATAACCCGGGCATTGGTAACGTAGACAACACACCAGGCCCGTCGCACACCAACCCCAAACCCGAAGGTGATGACTTTAACTACCAGTCGGTTTCGCCATTTGCAGACGGGCACTCGGATACGTTGGCCGATATGGCCATGAAATACTGGAAAACCGATTTGCGCCCCAATCTTGAGGACCGGGTTCCAACCGCAGGCATCGATGAAGCCTTCTGGCAGCATATGACCACCTTCACCATCGGCCTTGGTGTTGAGGGTGCCGTCAGTGAGGCAGATGCATTCGCCGCCATTGAGAATGGCAACACGATCAACTGGCCTCAGCCCTCAGCAAATGCCGGTTCGCCCAACATCGACGATTTGCTGCACGCTGCGGTGAACGGTCGAGGTGGCTTTGCCAGTGCGCAGAACCCGGATGAATTCTCGCGGGAAATTGCTGGCTTCCTCGATACGGTAATTGCCCGTTCCGAAACATCAGCATCCGCTGCTGCTGTCAGCTCTGCGGTTCTTCGGACGGATTCAGCCGGATTCTTCGCTGGATTCCGGAGTGAGGACTGGTCTGGAACCCTGACCGGCTTCAGCTTCACCTCCGGCCAGGAAATTTGGGACGCGGAAGAAACCCTTCGCGACACCACGCCGGCAAACCGAAACATCCTTACTCACAACGGTACCAGCGCCGTCGAGCTAAAGGATATTAACGATCTGTCTGCCAACCAGGAGAACGCTCTAAACGCTGACCCTGAAAATCCAGGCGATTTCGATAACCTTGGGACCAACCGGATTGCCTGGATAAGGGGCGAAGCCAATGCCCACAGCAGCTTCCGGGATCGCGACTTCACCAACGAAGACGGCACCACGGTTCGCCGCTTGCTCGGCGACATCATCAACGCCAACCCACTGTTCGTGAGCAACTCAAACTACGGGTTCTCAAGACTGCCGGGCGACGCTGGCACTAAATATGCGACTTATCGCTCGACATCTGACTATCAAAATCGGACCAAAGCTCTTTTTGTTGCTTCAAATGACGGCATGCTTCATGCCTTCGATAGCGATAATGGTGACGAGCTGTTTGCCTACATGCCAGGCGAATTGTTAACGCCAGCTGCAGGTTCAAGTTATGCCCAGGTTTCATCGCTGATGTCGTCTAATTATGACCATCGATATTTCGTCGACGGTTCTCCAAAGGCCCTTGATGCCTATATCAATACGGATGGCACCACCAAGTGGCGTACCGTGCTGCTAGGAAGCATGGGAGCCGGCGGCCAAACCGTTTTTGCGATCGATGTCACCGACCCTACAGTCGTCGATGAGGATAAGGTGCTCTGGGAGTTCACCCACCCCGATCTCGGGTTTGGTGTCACCGACCCTGAGATCGCCCGTCTTCCAAATGGCGAGTGGGCTGCAATTTTCGGCAACGGTTACAACGGCAATGACGAAAAGGCCAGCCTGTTTGTGGTACGACTCTCTGACGGTACCCTGCTGAAGCAGTTTGAAACCGGCGCAGGAAGCTCCGCCAGTCCAAATGGCCTGGCAGCGCCAGTTTTGACAAACTTCCCAGACCGAGGCGCGATCACTCAGTACGTCTATGCGGGCGATCTGCTCGGCAATCTCTGGCGCTTTGACCTGCTCGCCAAAAACCCGAGCAATTGGTCTCTGGAGAAAGTTTTCACGGCACAGGATCCGGACGGCAACGCTCAGCCGATCACCGTATCACCACGGCTGACCATCAACCCTTCTAATCTGGACGAGCTCATCCTGACCATTGGTACCGGGAGCTTTAACCGGAATGGTGATGACACCACGGATCAGGTCCAAACACTCTACGCAATCACCGACGACCTTCAGCAGGTCAATCTGACTCGTAGCGATCTTCTGGAGCAGACAATCACCCGACAAGACGAGGTCACGGTTGCGCGTGCTGACGGTTCCGGAGACAACGAATTTGGCATTCGGAAAACCTCCAGCAACAAGCTCACAAATGAGCAGGGCTGGTACCTGGACTTGATTTACAACGGTAACAAGACCGGTGAACGGGTCATCAGTCGGGCCAGCTATCCGTTTGGAATTTTTCCGGACCGCGTCCGCTTCAGCACGCTGATCCCCGATCCGGACCCCTGCGGCAGCGGTCGTCGCGGCTACATCATGGATCTCCAGATTGTTTCTGGAGAAGCGCCTGAAGATCCTGTTTTTGATTTGGATAGCGATGGTGAATTTGGCAAAGGCGACCTAATAGGCGGCGGTGGAACCGACTACGCACCGAGTGGCATCACTGTCGCCCTCGATGGCGCTGAGATTCGCACAATCACTCAGGGCAAGGCGGAAGCATTCATCACGGATCCGACGCAGATCAACAAAGATGATCCTTGTAAGGATGCCGTCTGTGGGAAGACCCTGGATAACAGCATTGGCCGTCAAACCTGGGAGCAGCTCCGCTAG
- a CDS encoding pilus assembly PilX family protein: protein MINVKNPMTNQRGATLIVALVMLLLISLLAMGGMQSSILQERMASNAHDGSIAFQASEAALRQAETDLLNTLATRQAASGTARLASPWDWDGVAPAPSGTGNVGTQVSAEPQFHQARLADICPIDPTEPCFERFLVTSRGVGGSPDALAVIQSTVLLPPE, encoded by the coding sequence ATGATTAACGTAAAAAATCCTATGACCAATCAACGCGGCGCAACCCTCATCGTTGCCCTGGTAATGCTCCTGCTCATATCACTACTGGCGATGGGCGGCATGCAGAGCTCCATTCTGCAAGAGCGAATGGCCAGCAATGCTCATGATGGCTCTATCGCGTTTCAGGCATCAGAAGCGGCCTTGCGCCAGGCAGAAACCGATCTGCTTAACACCCTCGCAACCCGGCAAGCCGCCTCCGGCACCGCCCGGCTAGCGTCCCCATGGGACTGGGACGGCGTCGCTCCGGCACCATCGGGAACGGGAAACGTTGGCACACAGGTTAGCGCGGAACCCCAGTTTCACCAGGCGCGCCTGGCCGACATCTGCCCTATTGATCCAACTGAACCCTGTTTTGAGCGTTTTCTGGTGACCTCCCGAGGCGTGGGCGGCAGCCCCGACGCCTTGGCCGTCATCCAGTCCACAGTTCTTCTGCCCCCGGAATAA
- a CDS encoding PilW family protein: MKLQDSNNISSIEQSVPKRQIGLSLIELLIAMALGLLLTLGVTQIYLSGDDSYRQTQGLSYAQESTRFVASILKPDIRSAGSFGCLAEMGRPLDQVVDNRLNAGPVVPAAQAVQGWEFNNTGPGDNVTLAAALATPGAGNWSSGTAGAALPAALTGAVVANSDVVIVNALSAINVPMNAGNPQNGNSLNLTDGTGLPAGRVILATAEDCSEGELFQKSNNANASSITMAGGNTNPGNNGNNFNLTYGPQTRVYEFISTAFYIGQGTNGEPALFRRLMTPLQPPQELVSGVETLQILYGVDTGGTSAADTYVAADQVNNWQEVVSVRFSVMTRSQDEVLDEPNTRNFDMLGSQFAQANNSADGRVRVVSVATTAVRARM; this comes from the coding sequence TTGAAACTGCAAGATTCCAACAATATTTCGTCTATCGAGCAGTCAGTGCCCAAACGGCAGATCGGGCTGTCTTTGATCGAACTCTTGATCGCCATGGCGCTCGGCCTCCTGCTGACGCTGGGTGTCACCCAAATCTATCTTAGCGGCGATGACAGCTACAGGCAGACTCAGGGACTTTCCTACGCGCAGGAAAGTACCCGATTCGTAGCCTCTATCCTGAAACCGGACATCCGCTCTGCCGGGAGTTTCGGTTGCCTTGCGGAAATGGGCAGGCCTCTGGACCAGGTTGTTGATAACCGACTAAATGCCGGCCCCGTGGTTCCGGCGGCTCAGGCAGTGCAGGGCTGGGAATTCAATAACACCGGCCCAGGCGACAATGTCACGCTTGCCGCGGCATTGGCGACGCCTGGAGCGGGAAACTGGAGTTCAGGTACGGCAGGCGCGGCACTACCCGCAGCCCTCACCGGGGCCGTCGTGGCCAACTCGGACGTTGTCATTGTCAATGCTTTATCGGCGATTAACGTACCAATGAATGCAGGCAATCCACAGAATGGCAACAGCCTGAATCTGACCGACGGAACCGGATTACCCGCAGGACGGGTAATTCTGGCAACCGCCGAGGACTGCTCCGAAGGCGAGCTATTCCAAAAGTCAAACAATGCGAACGCCAGCTCCATCACAATGGCGGGCGGTAACACGAACCCGGGAAACAATGGCAATAATTTCAATCTCACCTACGGCCCCCAGACCCGGGTTTACGAATTTATCTCTACAGCCTTCTATATTGGCCAGGGCACCAACGGTGAACCCGCACTATTCCGCCGCCTGATGACACCGCTTCAGCCGCCTCAGGAACTGGTTTCCGGTGTCGAAACCCTACAGATTCTTTATGGCGTCGATACGGGCGGCACCTCAGCCGCGGACACCTATGTTGCGGCCGATCAGGTAAATAATTGGCAAGAAGTGGTCAGCGTTCGCTTTTCAGTGATGACGCGTAGCCAGGATGAAGTGCTCGACGAGCCCAACACTCGCAATTTCGACATGTTGGGTAGCCAATTTGCCCAGGCGAACAACTCTGCTGACGGCAGAGTGAGAGTTGTGTCAGTGGCAACCACCGCCGTGCGGGCCAGGATGTAG
- the pilV gene encoding type IV pilus modification protein PilV, whose protein sequence is MIYNSLRLPGRKSQMTLPASQTGIGLIEILIAVLVLGIGILGVASTQVVSMQMNSQSQNRSQAVLLAEDLFDRIRANPANPAGYALAAGAAQGGNNGDCATGFVPGNGNVTDDDIASWQNSLTCLLPAAQRTVAVNGNVVTITIDWDQNDANATPVVVRTQI, encoded by the coding sequence ATGATCTACAACTCACTTCGACTGCCTGGCAGAAAAAGCCAGATGACTCTCCCGGCAAGTCAAACGGGCATCGGACTCATAGAGATCCTGATTGCCGTACTCGTCCTGGGCATCGGGATTCTTGGAGTCGCCTCGACCCAGGTCGTCTCCATGCAAATGAACTCGCAGTCTCAGAACCGGAGCCAGGCTGTGCTTTTGGCAGAGGACCTTTTTGACCGGATCCGGGCGAACCCGGCAAACCCGGCAGGTTATGCCTTGGCCGCCGGCGCCGCACAAGGCGGCAACAATGGCGACTGCGCAACAGGATTCGTGCCCGGAAACGGCAACGTCACCGACGACGACATCGCATCGTGGCAGAACAGTCTTACTTGTCTGCTTCCGGCAGCCCAACGCACCGTAGCGGTCAATGGCAATGTCGTGACCATAACGATCGACTGGGATCAAAACGACGCTAACGCCACCCCGGTTGTAGTGAGGACTCAGATTTGA
- a CDS encoding GspH/FimT family pseudopilin encodes MLKNSSGFTLIELLVTTLILVIIATVAVPGFGNLIGENRLTTGTNLLMSSIRMARAEAIKRGTTVTFSTDGGMESGWCVHEGDDAGDCANNQIRGFEGPGNLTYTASAADLMFDRRGFLVPQVGQSFTVAPNGCATGGRLLTINVSPVGRTEIDPDIGACP; translated from the coding sequence ATGTTGAAGAATTCCTCGGGTTTTACCCTAATTGAATTACTGGTCACTACCTTGATTCTTGTAATCATTGCGACCGTGGCCGTTCCTGGATTCGGCAATCTGATCGGTGAGAATCGCCTGACCACCGGGACCAACCTATTGATGTCGTCCATTCGCATGGCCCGGGCCGAGGCCATTAAACGCGGCACCACTGTTACATTCAGTACCGATGGAGGGATGGAGTCCGGCTGGTGCGTACACGAAGGTGATGATGCTGGTGATTGTGCCAATAATCAGATTCGCGGTTTTGAAGGTCCGGGAAATCTAACGTACACCGCATCGGCTGCTGACCTGATGTTTGACCGACGCGGTTTTTTGGTTCCACAGGTCGGACAATCGTTCACGGTGGCGCCGAATGGTTGCGCCACCGGTGGCCGCCTCCTGACGATCAACGTGAGCCCGGTTGGGCGAACAGAGATTGATCCTGACATCGGAGCCTGCCCATGA
- a CDS encoding GspH/FimT family pseudopilin: protein MPTRKALMGFTLIELLFTVVLLALLAGMASMSWSTLIGSSKHRQMINDLRLVFAVARSYATDKRGLTTVCPLSASQRCIDDWSLPIAVFTDKNNDKRPDNGKILRLFKPVPEKSTLYSRTAGRGYFQLAPDGMSRGTMGSLVACTSIPGSATQMSYVALNIGGRLRVLSDANGDGEIKLPWGPVLTCPTL from the coding sequence ATGCCTACCCGAAAAGCGCTTATGGGCTTCACGCTCATTGAGCTATTGTTTACTGTCGTTTTGCTTGCACTGCTGGCCGGAATGGCAAGTATGTCCTGGAGCACCCTGATCGGATCCAGTAAGCATCGGCAGATGATCAACGATTTGCGACTCGTGTTCGCAGTCGCCCGTTCCTACGCAACGGATAAACGCGGACTCACCACTGTGTGCCCGTTATCAGCGTCACAGAGATGCATCGATGACTGGTCTCTCCCGATCGCGGTATTCACCGACAAGAATAACGACAAGCGCCCGGACAACGGAAAGATCCTTCGCCTCTTCAAACCAGTTCCAGAAAAATCCACGCTGTATTCCCGAACTGCCGGCCGAGGCTACTTTCAGCTGGCGCCGGACGGAATGAGTCGGGGTACAATGGGCAGCCTGGTCGCTTGCACCTCAATACCTGGCTCGGCCACGCAGATGAGTTATGTGGCCCTGAACATTGGCGGTCGTCTGCGGGTGCTGAGTGACGCCAATGGCGACGGGGAAATCAAACTGCCCTGGGGTCCAGTACTGACCTGTCCTACGCTCTAA
- a CDS encoding sigma-54-dependent transcriptional regulator, whose product MTTHTALIVDDEPDIRDLLEITLTRMGIKAQTASDLTSARKLLDEHSFHLCLTDMNLPDGNGIELVQWIQQHAPATPVAVITAYGNMDTAIQSLKAGAFDFVSKPVELPRLRELVNSALRLSQPKPEQDDASDEPGLLLGNSPQIKTLRNQTRKLARSQAPVFISGESGSGKELVARMIHLQGPRREGPFIAVNCGAIPSELMESEFFGHKKGSFTGAVENKDGLFRSASGGTLFLDEVADLPLAMQVKLLRAIQEKAVRPVGDTREIPVDIRVLSATHKNLPELVQEGSFRQDLFYRINVIELGVPPLRERAADIELLGSHILERIAREYECQPALLTPEAVSLLQDYDFPGNVRELENILERAYTLCDADRIGPEDLHLGNGGQHSTAPKDSAPDTDSTGPETITTPDGEIDLESYLESIERQTIEKALEATRWNKTAAAKRLGISFRALRYRLKKLDME is encoded by the coding sequence ATGACCACTCACACCGCGCTGATTGTTGACGACGAACCAGACATTCGGGACCTGCTGGAAATCACCCTGACCCGCATGGGTATCAAGGCACAGACCGCTTCGGACCTGACCAGCGCCCGAAAACTGCTGGACGAACACAGCTTTCATCTTTGCCTGACGGACATGAACCTCCCGGACGGCAATGGCATAGAACTGGTGCAGTGGATTCAGCAGCACGCGCCCGCCACCCCGGTTGCGGTGATCACCGCCTACGGCAACATGGATACGGCCATTCAGTCTCTGAAAGCCGGGGCATTCGACTTCGTATCCAAGCCGGTGGAACTACCCCGCCTACGGGAATTGGTAAACAGCGCCCTGCGACTGTCGCAGCCGAAACCAGAACAGGATGACGCCTCCGATGAGCCTGGCTTGCTGCTGGGCAACTCGCCGCAGATCAAGACACTGCGTAACCAGACCCGCAAGCTGGCCCGAAGCCAGGCGCCCGTGTTCATCAGCGGCGAATCTGGCAGTGGTAAAGAACTGGTCGCCAGGATGATTCATCTGCAGGGGCCGCGGCGAGAAGGGCCTTTCATTGCGGTCAACTGTGGCGCAATCCCATCAGAGCTGATGGAGAGCGAGTTTTTTGGGCACAAGAAAGGTAGTTTTACCGGCGCGGTGGAAAACAAAGACGGCCTGTTCCGCTCGGCCAGCGGCGGCACTCTATTCCTGGACGAAGTTGCGGACCTTCCATTGGCAATGCAGGTTAAGCTGCTGCGCGCCATTCAGGAGAAAGCCGTGCGTCCGGTCGGGGACACCCGTGAAATTCCAGTCGACATTCGAGTTCTCAGCGCCACCCACAAGAATTTGCCGGAGCTTGTGCAGGAAGGCAGCTTTCGCCAAGATCTGTTTTATCGCATCAACGTGATTGAGCTTGGTGTTCCCCCTCTTAGGGAAAGGGCTGCAGATATTGAGCTTCTCGGGTCACACATACTTGAACGCATTGCCCGTGAGTATGAGTGTCAGCCAGCCCTCCTCACGCCTGAGGCAGTCAGCCTGCTGCAGGATTACGATTTCCCGGGCAACGTACGAGAACTTGAGAACATTCTGGAGCGCGCCTACACACTGTGCGACGCAGACCGGATCGGACCAGAAGATCTGCATCTCGGTAATGGCGGCCAGCACTCCACGGCACCCAAAGACTCAGCTCCCGATACAGATTCGACAGGACCGGAAACCATTACCACGCCGGACGGGGAAATTGATCTGGAAAGCTACCTGGAAAGCATTGAGCGCCAAACCATAGAGAAAGCACTAGAAGCCACCCGCTGGAATAAAACTGCCGCTGCCAAGCGGCTGGGAATCAGCTTCCGGGCCCTGCGTTATCGGCTGAAAAAGCTCGACATGGAGTGA